The Methylomagnum ishizawai genome has a window encoding:
- a CDS encoding SpoIIE family protein phosphatase gives MNDTEHTTPMDEDKTGFFAPGPSIRKDGDDGNAHYLLVIAGSERGQTVELGEQPLTIGRHSDNALRLPDHCVSKQHCRVSLQHPLVWVEDLGSTNGTFIDERKIAGQTLWPVDGLLRIGNHVLKHEYRHKPSMRESETLAADLQKASEYVQSLLPPPLGQGPVRVDWCFVPSAVLGGDGLGYGWLDADRFAFYLVDVCGHGVGPAMHAVSVLNVLRHKSLANVDFGQPAQVLNGLNAALGMEQHGEMFFSIWYGVYRVSTRHLVFASGGHPPALLLSPGRDAARDLTTGGLFVGVLPTGDFQQQELALPPASTLWVYSDGVFEISLPDGGEWSLGEFRALATGQPDPVPAQAVYREIAALARQGRISDDFSLMILRFP, from the coding sequence ATGAACGATACGGAACACACCACCCCGATGGACGAAGACAAGACCGGCTTCTTTGCCCCAGGCCCCTCCATACGCAAGGACGGCGACGACGGCAACGCCCATTACCTCCTGGTCATCGCCGGCAGCGAACGCGGCCAAACCGTCGAACTGGGCGAACAGCCACTCACCATCGGCAGGCATTCCGACAACGCGCTGCGCCTGCCCGACCATTGCGTTTCCAAGCAGCATTGCCGCGTCAGCCTGCAACATCCCCTGGTCTGGGTGGAAGACCTAGGCTCCACCAACGGCACTTTCATCGACGAGCGCAAGATCGCCGGCCAGACCCTATGGCCGGTGGACGGATTGCTCCGCATCGGCAACCACGTCCTCAAGCACGAATACCGCCACAAGCCTTCCATGCGGGAATCGGAAACCCTGGCCGCCGACCTCCAGAAAGCCAGCGAATATGTCCAATCCCTGTTGCCACCCCCCTTGGGCCAAGGGCCGGTGCGGGTGGATTGGTGCTTCGTGCCTTCCGCCGTGCTGGGCGGCGACGGCCTGGGCTATGGCTGGCTGGACGCGGACCGCTTCGCGTTCTATCTGGTGGATGTGTGCGGACACGGGGTCGGACCCGCCATGCACGCGGTCTCGGTGCTGAACGTGCTGCGGCATAAGTCGCTGGCGAACGTGGATTTCGGCCAGCCCGCCCAGGTGTTGAACGGGCTGAACGCGGCCCTGGGGATGGAACAGCACGGCGAGATGTTCTTTTCGATCTGGTATGGGGTGTACCGGGTTTCCACCCGGCACCTGGTGTTCGCCTCGGGCGGGCATCCGCCCGCCCTCCTCCTGAGTCCGGGCCGGGACGCGGCGCGGGATTTGACCACGGGCGGACTGTTCGTGGGGGTGTTGCCGACGGGGGATTTCCAGCAACAGGAACTCGCCCTACCGCCCGCCAGCACGCTGTGGGTGTATAGCGACGGGGTGTTCGAGATCAGCCTGCCGGACGGCGGCGAATGGAGCCTCGGCGAATTCCGGGCCTTGGCGACGGGACAACCCGACCCGGTCCCGGCCCAGGCGGTCTACCGCGAGATCGCGGCCCTGGCCCGGCAGGGCCGGATCAGCGACGACTTCTCGCTGATGATCCTCCGCTTCCCGTAG
- the nirD gene encoding nitrite reductase small subunit NirD: protein MGEWIEIGHIDDIPPQAARTVATAFGDIAVFRTVDDRFFAVRDRCPHKGGPLSQGIVHGGRVACPLHNWVIDLATGEAVAPDKGCAHRYAVKVEAGRLFLGSAVR, encoded by the coding sequence ATGGGCGAATGGATCGAAATCGGCCACATCGACGATATCCCGCCGCAAGCCGCCCGCACGGTGGCGACGGCCTTCGGCGATATCGCGGTATTCCGCACGGTGGACGACCGCTTTTTCGCGGTGCGCGACCGCTGCCCGCACAAGGGCGGGCCGCTGTCGCAGGGGATCGTGCATGGCGGGCGGGTCGCCTGTCCCTTGCATAACTGGGTGATCGATCTCGCCACGGGCGAGGCGGTGGCCCCGGATAAGGGCTGCGCCCATCGCTATGCGGTGAAGGTGGAGGCGGGGCGCTTGTTCCTGGGATCGGCGGTGCGATAG
- a CDS encoding ANTAR domain-containing response regulator has translation MNAERLKIMLVDQDAGRSAILRQALSDAGHTVVARIEPGRSLLGEVQSCQPDIVIVDMEAPGRDTLEQMREIGRDQPKPIILFSNKRDGEYIRQAVQAGVSAYVVDGLSRERIMPIVEVAIARFREFEALRQELHETKSQLADRKVIDKAKGVLMQRRGLSEDAAYQLLRKAAMDRNLKVAEVARTLLALEGL, from the coding sequence ATGAACGCAGAGCGATTGAAAATCATGCTGGTCGATCAGGACGCCGGGCGCAGCGCCATCCTGCGCCAAGCCCTGAGCGACGCCGGGCATACGGTGGTGGCCCGCATCGAGCCGGGCCGGAGCCTCCTGGGCGAGGTGCAATCGTGCCAGCCCGACATCGTCATCGTCGATATGGAAGCGCCGGGCCGCGACACCCTGGAGCAAATGCGCGAAATCGGCCGCGACCAGCCCAAGCCCATCATCCTGTTTTCCAACAAGCGCGATGGCGAATACATCCGCCAGGCGGTGCAGGCCGGGGTCAGCGCCTACGTGGTGGACGGCCTGAGCCGGGAGCGGATCATGCCCATCGTCGAGGTGGCGATAGCGCGGTTCCGCGAGTTCGAGGCGCTGCGGCAGGAATTGCACGAGACCAAGAGCCAACTGGCCGACCGCAAGGTGATCGACAAGGCCAAGGGCGTGTTGATGCAGCGCCGGGGCTTGAGCGAGGACGCGGCCTATCAGTTGCTGCGCAAGGCCGCGATGGACCGCAATCTCAAGGTGGCCGAGGTGGCGCGGACCTTGTTGGCGCTGGAAGGCTTGTAG
- a CDS encoding alginate export family protein, which yields MIRALHLPSHPPTLAIVPKPWAWSGLVACLWGAAAQAADEAPLGQIGPNFRVLGELRGRFEAFDFFQPAINPAQGVVANQNDYAFGALRARLGVAMTTPWVDGLAQGEYTGLYDLPTHAFGGPGVGPLGLGGAYYADSGKNVSSGDVHIKQAYLNFKLQPMVGLANTYFKGGRFEFSDGLEYKTGDAKFDGLKTTRISQRLIGPFDFAHATRNLDGFALNYDAPDFNVTLTATHPTQGGFNIRAEDQISHIDLAYGAITSKKGALLPDTEARLFYLYYGDNRGVQPTDNRPLADRPKLSQDALAISTVGTHALTVQKIGPGSLDGVFWGAYQFGDWGNLNQDAWAVTPEIGYQFTDVMFKPWLRAGYFRSSGDSNAKDGTHGTFFQVLPTVRLYAKFPFFNLMNIQDVFAQFSVLPTDTTKLGVDVHHLSLGDSHDLFYGGSGATSRSGSFGYFGRASGGHSSIGQLVDVTFTHTISKYFSWSAYYAHVFGSDVARSDYALQNDANYGFLEINASF from the coding sequence ATGATTCGAGCATTGCATCTCCCATCCCATCCGCCGACCTTGGCCATCGTCCCCAAGCCCTGGGCTTGGTCTGGGTTGGTTGCCTGCCTGTGGGGCGCCGCCGCCCAGGCCGCCGATGAAGCGCCCTTGGGCCAGATCGGCCCCAATTTCAGGGTATTGGGCGAATTGCGCGGGCGTTTCGAAGCCTTCGATTTTTTCCAGCCCGCGATCAATCCGGCCCAGGGCGTGGTCGCCAACCAGAACGATTATGCCTTCGGGGCGCTGCGGGCGCGGTTGGGCGTCGCCATGACCACGCCCTGGGTGGATGGCTTGGCCCAGGGGGAATATACCGGGCTGTATGATTTGCCCACCCATGCCTTCGGCGGGCCGGGGGTCGGGCCTTTGGGCCTGGGCGGAGCCTATTACGCCGACAGTGGCAAGAATGTCTCGTCCGGCGATGTGCATATCAAGCAGGCTTATCTGAACTTCAAACTCCAGCCCATGGTGGGCTTGGCCAACACCTATTTCAAAGGTGGCCGCTTCGAGTTTTCGGATGGCTTGGAATATAAGACCGGCGATGCCAAGTTCGATGGGTTGAAGACCACCCGGATTTCCCAGCGCCTGATCGGCCCGTTCGACTTCGCCCATGCCACCCGCAATCTCGACGGCTTCGCGCTGAACTACGACGCCCCGGACTTCAATGTCACCCTCACCGCCACCCATCCGACCCAGGGCGGTTTCAATATCCGGGCCGAAGACCAAATCAGCCATATCGATCTGGCCTATGGCGCGATCACCAGCAAGAAGGGGGCATTGCTGCCCGATACCGAGGCCCGGCTGTTCTATCTCTATTACGGCGACAACCGCGGTGTCCAGCCCACCGATAACCGGCCCTTGGCCGATAGGCCCAAACTGAGCCAGGACGCCTTGGCCATCAGCACGGTCGGCACCCATGCCTTGACCGTACAGAAGATCGGTCCCGGCAGTCTCGACGGGGTGTTTTGGGGGGCTTACCAGTTCGGCGATTGGGGCAATCTCAACCAGGACGCCTGGGCCGTCACCCCGGAAATCGGCTACCAATTCACCGATGTGATGTTCAAACCTTGGCTCCGGGCCGGTTATTTCCGCAGTTCCGGCGATAGCAACGCCAAGGACGGTACCCATGGCACGTTCTTCCAGGTGTTGCCCACGGTCCGGCTGTACGCCAAGTTCCCGTTCTTCAACTTGATGAATATACAGGATGTGTTCGCCCAGTTCTCGGTGCTGCCCACCGACACCACCAAACTCGGCGTGGATGTCCACCATCTTTCGCTGGGCGATAGCCACGACTTGTTCTATGGCGGCTCGGGGGCCACCTCGCGGAGCGGGAGTTTCGGCTATTTTGGCCGTGCCTCCGGTGGGCATAGCAGCATCGGCCAGTTGGTGGACGTGACCTTCACCCATACCATCTCCAAGTATTTTTCCTGGAGCGCCTATTACGCCCATGTCTTCGGGTCCGATGTCGCCCGCAGCGACTACGCGCTCCAGAACGACGCCAATTATGGTTTCCTGGAAATCAACGCCTCGTTTTGA
- a CDS encoding nitrate reductase, protein MNATSPIRTTCPYCGVGCGVLATPTGPESALIQGDPEHPANAGRLCSKGSALGETLSLATRLLHPRIGPRRVGWDEALDKVAGEFRRVIDTHGPGAVAFYVSGQLLTEDYYLANKLMKGYIGSANIDTNSRLCMSSTVAGQKRAFGEDVVPGCYEDLEQADLIVLVGSNAAWCHPVLFQRIVKAKQDRPGLKLVTIDPRRTATSESADLHLAIRPGSDVMLFNGLLNYLRQHDRLDFGFMERHLVGLSQALDMARDSAPSVPAVALACGVPETDLARFYQWFARTERTVTAWSQGVNQSSSGTDKVNAILNVHLATGRIGKPGMGPLSLTGQPNAMGGREVGGLANQLAAHLDIENPRHRAWVREFWNAPRMAEQPGLKAVELFQAIEQGRVKAVWIMATNPVVSLPDAVAVRRALAACEFVAVSDCEAATDLAAYAHVSLPAAAWGEKDGTVTNSERRISRQRAFLPLPGEAKPDGWIIAEVARRMGYAEGFAYASPRDIFVEHARLSGFHNEGRRLFDISGLAGLDAAAYDALPPTQWPVNAAHPQGTARLFAAGGFPGPEGKARLLPLPPKPPAHPPDPDYPLVLNTGRIRDQWHTMTRTGKAARLGHHLPEPYAELHPDDAARLEVADGALVRLASRHGTALARARVTPDQQTGSVFMPMHWSDTQSRRGGVNALVNPVVDPVSGEPESKHTPVRVEAYRPAWHGFLLSREAVEIPGPDYRVAVRGAGYWRYELAGETAPDDWRSWAGSILMQEGAADWLEFADARAGRYRCAVLGGGRLRACLFVGAESILPSRDWLAGLFAQEALPERDRAALLAGRPAVAGSDPGRTVCACFGVGVNVLRSAIQSQGFTTVEQIGAALKAGTGCGSCLPELNRLLRGTRS, encoded by the coding sequence ATGAACGCCACATCCCCCATCCGCACCACCTGCCCTTACTGCGGCGTCGGCTGTGGCGTCCTGGCGACGCCGACCGGGCCGGAATCCGCGCTCATCCAGGGCGACCCGGAACATCCCGCCAATGCCGGGCGGCTCTGTTCCAAGGGTTCGGCCCTGGGCGAAACCCTGTCGCTCGCAACCCGGTTGCTCCATCCCCGGATCGGCCCGCGCCGGGTCGGCTGGGACGAAGCGCTCGACAAGGTGGCGGGCGAATTCCGCCGCGTCATCGATACCCACGGACCCGGGGCCGTGGCCTTCTATGTCTCCGGCCAATTGCTGACCGAGGATTATTACCTCGCCAACAAGCTGATGAAGGGCTATATCGGCTCGGCCAATATCGACACCAATTCCCGGCTGTGCATGTCCTCCACCGTGGCGGGGCAGAAACGCGCCTTCGGCGAGGACGTGGTGCCGGGTTGCTACGAGGATTTGGAACAGGCCGATTTGATCGTGTTGGTGGGTTCCAATGCCGCGTGGTGCCATCCGGTGCTGTTCCAGCGCATCGTGAAGGCCAAACAGGACCGGCCCGGCCTCAAGCTGGTCACTATCGACCCGCGCCGCACCGCCACTTCGGAATCCGCCGACCTGCATCTTGCCATCCGGCCTGGCAGCGATGTGATGCTGTTCAACGGCTTGCTGAATTATCTGCGCCAGCACGACCGGCTGGATTTCGGTTTCATGGAGCGGCATTTGGTCGGCCTATCCCAAGCCCTGGACATGGCGCGGGACAGCGCCCCGTCGGTGCCCGCCGTGGCCCTGGCCTGTGGGGTGCCGGAAACCGATCTCGCCCGCTTCTACCAATGGTTCGCCCGCACCGAAAGGACAGTCACCGCCTGGTCGCAGGGCGTGAACCAATCCAGCAGCGGCACCGACAAGGTGAATGCCATCCTCAATGTGCATCTGGCGACGGGCCGTATCGGCAAGCCGGGCATGGGGCCGCTGTCCCTGACCGGCCAGCCCAACGCCATGGGGGGGCGCGAAGTGGGCGGCTTGGCCAACCAACTGGCGGCGCACCTGGATATCGAAAATCCGCGGCACCGGGCCTGGGTGCGCGAATTCTGGAACGCGCCGCGCATGGCGGAACAACCGGGCCTGAAAGCCGTGGAGCTATTCCAGGCCATCGAACAGGGCCGGGTGAAGGCGGTGTGGATCATGGCGACCAATCCCGTGGTCAGCCTCCCGGATGCGGTGGCGGTGCGGCGGGCGCTCGCGGCTTGCGAGTTCGTGGCGGTCTCGGATTGCGAGGCCGCTACCGATTTGGCGGCCTATGCCCATGTCAGCCTGCCCGCCGCGGCCTGGGGCGAGAAGGACGGCACCGTGACCAATTCCGAGCGGCGGATTTCCCGGCAACGCGCCTTCCTGCCGCTGCCGGGCGAGGCCAAGCCGGATGGGTGGATCATCGCCGAGGTCGCCCGCCGCATGGGCTATGCCGAAGGTTTCGCTTATGCCTCGCCCCGCGATATTTTCGTGGAACATGCCCGGCTGTCCGGGTTCCACAACGAAGGACGGCGCTTATTCGATATTTCCGGGCTGGCCGGACTCGACGCCGCCGCCTACGACGCGCTGCCACCCACGCAATGGCCGGTGAACGCGGCGCATCCGCAAGGCACCGCCCGCTTGTTCGCCGCGGGCGGATTCCCCGGCCCGGAAGGCAAGGCGCGGCTGTTGCCCTTGCCGCCCAAGCCGCCGGCCCATCCGCCCGATCCGGATTATCCGCTGGTCCTCAACACGGGCCGCATCCGCGACCAATGGCACACCATGACCCGCACCGGCAAAGCGGCGCGGCTCGGCCATCATTTGCCCGAACCCTACGCCGAATTGCACCCGGACGACGCCGCCCGCTTGGAGGTCGCGGACGGGGCTTTGGTCCGGCTGGCCAGCCGCCACGGTACGGCCCTGGCCCGCGCCCGCGTCACGCCGGACCAGCAAACAGGTTCGGTGTTCATGCCCATGCATTGGAGCGACACCCAGTCCCGGCGCGGTGGGGTGAATGCCTTGGTGAATCCGGTGGTCGATCCGGTGTCGGGCGAACCCGAATCCAAGCATACGCCGGTCCGGGTCGAGGCTTACCGGCCCGCTTGGCACGGGTTCCTCCTGTCGCGGGAGGCTGTGGAAATTCCCGGCCCGGACTACCGGGTCGCCGTGCGCGGCGCGGGCTATTGGCGCTATGAACTGGCGGGCGAAACCGCGCCGGATGATTGGCGGTCCTGGGCGGGGTCTATCCTGATGCAAGAGGGCGCTGCCGACTGGTTGGAATTCGCCGATGCCCGCGCCGGGCGCTACCGTTGCGCCGTGCTGGGCGGCGGGCGGTTGCGGGCTTGTTTGTTCGTCGGGGCGGAGTCGATATTGCCGTCCCGCGATTGGCTGGCGGGCTTGTTCGCCCAAGAGGCCTTGCCGGAGCGGGACCGGGCGGCCTTGCTGGCGGGACGGCCCGCCGTCGCCGGGAGCGATCCGGGCCGTACCGTCTGCGCTTGCTTCGGGGTGGGCGTGAATGTTTTGCGGAGCGCGATCCAAAGCCAGGGCTTCACCACGGTGGAGCAGATCGGCGCGGCGCTCAAGGCCGGGACCGGCTGCGGTTCCTGCCTACCGGAGTTGAACCGCCTGCTGCGCGGGACGCGGTCTTAA
- a CDS encoding CmpA/NrtA family ABC transporter substrate-binding protein, with the protein MSAALEKRELTLGFIPLTDCAPLVIALEKGWFAKYGLEVRLSRQVSWANIRDKVAVGVLDGAHMLAAMPIATTLGLGEIKQPMVAALSLDLNGNAITVSPDLYQRMAEADPEAAQAQPMTARALARVVAQERGAGRPPMNFAMVFPFSTHHYLLRYWLAAGGIDPDRDTRLLVVPPSYMVECLNMGEIDGYCVGEPWNEQAVAVGVGRTLITDYDIWNNHPEKVFGVTRDWAERHPHTHRAVLMALLEAARWIDQPEHRLEVAEILAREDYVNAPAEVVKMSMTGSFQYQAGAAPRACPDFNVFHRYAANFPWRSHAMWFVTQMYRWGQLEEPRNIREVAEQVYRPDLYREAAHALGLASPAVDYKTEGGHAGPWTLDGPAPIALGADRYADGRCFDPADPVGYLRQFDIHRLRVSLDQLAGLNP; encoded by the coding sequence ATGAGCGCCGCCCTCGAAAAACGCGAGCTGACCCTGGGCTTCATCCCCCTGACCGATTGCGCCCCCTTGGTCATCGCCCTGGAAAAAGGCTGGTTCGCCAAGTATGGCTTGGAAGTCCGCCTGTCCCGCCAAGTGTCCTGGGCCAATATCCGCGACAAGGTGGCGGTCGGGGTGCTGGACGGTGCCCATATGCTGGCGGCGATGCCCATCGCCACCACCCTGGGCCTGGGCGAGATCAAACAGCCCATGGTCGCCGCGCTGTCGCTGGACCTCAACGGCAATGCCATCACCGTATCGCCCGATTTATACCAGCGGATGGCGGAGGCCGACCCCGAGGCCGCGCAGGCACAGCCGATGACGGCGCGGGCGCTGGCGCGGGTCGTCGCGCAGGAGCGCGGGGCCGGGCGTCCACCGATGAATTTCGCCATGGTGTTCCCGTTCTCGACCCATCACTATCTGCTGCGCTATTGGCTGGCCGCGGGCGGCATCGATCCCGACCGCGATACCCGGTTGCTGGTGGTGCCGCCGTCCTACATGGTGGAGTGCCTGAATATGGGCGAGATCGACGGCTATTGCGTGGGCGAGCCCTGGAACGAACAAGCCGTGGCCGTGGGCGTGGGGCGGACCTTGATTACCGACTACGACATCTGGAACAACCATCCCGAGAAGGTGTTCGGCGTCACCCGCGATTGGGCCGAGCGCCACCCCCACACCCACCGCGCCGTGCTGATGGCCTTGCTGGAAGCCGCGCGCTGGATCGATCAACCGGAACACCGGCTGGAAGTGGCCGAAATCCTGGCCCGCGAAGACTATGTGAACGCGCCGGCCGAGGTGGTGAAGATGTCCATGACCGGCTCGTTCCAATACCAAGCCGGGGCCGCGCCCCGCGCCTGCCCGGATTTCAACGTGTTCCACCGCTATGCCGCCAATTTCCCCTGGCGTTCCCATGCCATGTGGTTCGTGACCCAGATGTACCGCTGGGGCCAGTTGGAGGAGCCCAGGAATATCCGCGAGGTCGCGGAACAGGTCTACCGTCCCGACCTGTACCGGGAAGCGGCCCATGCCTTGGGGCTCGCCAGTCCCGCCGTGGACTACAAAACCGAGGGCGGGCACGCCGGGCCATGGACGCTGGACGGCCCGGCACCCATCGCCTTGGGCGCGGACCGGTACGCCGATGGCCGTTGTTTCGATCCCGCCGATCCGGTGGGCTATCTGCGGCAATTCGATATCCATCGGTTGCGGGTGTCCTTGGACCAACTGGCCGGGCTGAATCCATGA